The proteins below come from a single Halobacillus salinarum genomic window:
- a CDS encoding TetR/AcrR family transcriptional regulator, which yields MSVQRKEEILQAARHSFEAFGYKATTMDHVAKAANVGKGTIYNFFKNKEELFHEIITDLLKEMKWKAESVMDDQRSFKENVHLALYELLEYRRTNQLMVKLIQEGKEIGTGTVKKALIHEEGLIINYLQDQVSKAVKKGDIRSCDPEMTAFIMYKLYTAFTIEWEALHEPLPKEKVAKYFDEYLFKGLSPS from the coding sequence ATGAGCGTTCAACGTAAGGAAGAAATATTGCAGGCAGCCAGGCATTCTTTTGAAGCTTTTGGCTACAAGGCAACCACGATGGATCATGTAGCAAAAGCTGCGAATGTAGGAAAAGGAACCATATATAATTTTTTTAAAAATAAAGAAGAATTATTTCATGAGATCATTACTGACTTATTAAAAGAAATGAAATGGAAAGCTGAGTCAGTGATGGATGACCAACGCTCTTTTAAGGAAAACGTCCACTTAGCTTTATATGAACTATTGGAATACAGGCGAACGAATCAGTTGATGGTCAAACTGATTCAGGAAGGGAAAGAAATTGGGACAGGTACTGTCAAGAAGGCCCTCATCCATGAAGAAGGTTTAATTATTAATTATTTACAGGATCAGGTATCTAAAGCCGTGAAAAAAGGCGATATCCGTTCTTGTGATCCTGAAATGACGGCATTTATCATGTATAAATTATACACGGCCTTTACGATCGAATGGGAAGCGCTTCATGAGCCGCTGCCGAAAGAAAAAGTGGCAAAATATTTTGATGAATATTTGTTTAAAGGATTGTCACCTTCATGA
- a CDS encoding GAF domain-containing sensor histidine kinase, with protein MAPSSSQLETLKNIAELLNQSTDKKVMKDVLAAFISMTHFETGWVFLEREDGVHLEADVGLPPALSKNDKELMCGEDCYCVSRYKKGKLTQATSIIACKRIEKALRKGSKETCGITHHATVPLQTPNKLYGLFNVAARNRQNYSEELELLESIALQLGTALERMERFEKEEIRSNLLTKAHLFTKEIQQSRDSVSLRENVAKYMKVVFGEVSVQYTPHEEQEQYSLGRWLNDKYYLKMVRNFSFSSQEKEIFNLLMDYSNIAWKQLLLSKKEKDLARREERSQLAQDLHDSVNQLLFSIVLTSKGAGGLISAESPAYEQIQYIHQMSSRALKEMRSLIANEKEDSMEGGVFVELYRYAQTIGVTLKGHSEGTQTIPYFIEEALLRIGQEALNNVYKHSGSQEARLEIKKFSDKVQLIISDQGRGFNQKEASQKPSYGLSGMEDRAYSYNGTIKITSDLGKGTVIVVELPIEVKKNDH; from the coding sequence ATGGCTCCTTCTTCTTCACAATTAGAGACGTTAAAAAATATTGCCGAGCTTCTTAATCAATCGACAGATAAGAAAGTAATGAAAGATGTATTAGCTGCTTTTATTTCCATGACTCACTTTGAAACGGGATGGGTCTTTCTTGAACGTGAAGACGGAGTTCACCTGGAAGCAGATGTAGGCCTTCCTCCCGCCTTAAGCAAAAACGATAAAGAATTAATGTGCGGGGAAGATTGCTACTGTGTGTCAAGGTATAAAAAGGGAAAGCTGACCCAAGCTACGAGCATTATTGCCTGCAAACGAATTGAAAAAGCATTGCGTAAAGGTAGTAAGGAAACATGCGGAATCACTCACCATGCCACTGTACCACTGCAGACACCAAATAAGCTTTATGGACTTTTTAACGTAGCTGCAAGAAATCGGCAAAATTATTCAGAAGAATTAGAACTGCTGGAATCCATTGCCTTGCAATTAGGAACGGCGCTGGAAAGAATGGAGCGATTTGAAAAAGAGGAAATACGCAGTAATTTATTGACGAAAGCCCACTTATTTACTAAGGAAATTCAACAGTCCCGCGACTCCGTTTCGCTGAGAGAGAACGTAGCCAAGTATATGAAAGTGGTATTTGGCGAAGTGAGTGTTCAATACACTCCACACGAAGAGCAGGAACAATACAGCTTAGGAAGGTGGCTGAATGACAAATACTATTTGAAAATGGTAAGGAATTTCTCTTTTTCATCCCAGGAAAAAGAAATATTCAATTTGCTCATGGATTACAGTAACATTGCCTGGAAGCAGCTTCTCCTTAGTAAAAAGGAAAAAGACCTTGCCCGCCGCGAAGAACGCTCACAGCTTGCACAGGATTTGCATGACTCGGTCAACCAGCTGTTGTTTTCGATCGTCTTAACTTCAAAGGGCGCAGGTGGACTGATTTCAGCTGAATCCCCTGCCTACGAGCAAATTCAATACATTCATCAGATGTCTTCGCGTGCTCTTAAAGAAATGAGGTCTTTGATAGCTAATGAAAAAGAAGACAGCATGGAAGGTGGTGTCTTTGTTGAACTTTATCGGTATGCACAAACCATCGGAGTTACTTTAAAAGGTCACTCAGAGGGGACACAGACCATTCCTTATTTTATAGAAGAAGCTTTACTGAGAATTGGACAGGAAGCTCTAAATAATGTTTATAAGCATTCAGGCTCGCAGGAAGCCCGCCTTGAAATTAAAAAGTTTTCTGATAAAGTCCAGTTAATCATTTCCGATCAGGGACGTGGTTTCAATCAAAAGGAGGCTTCCCAAAAGCCTTCTTATGGTCTGTCTGGAATGGAAGACCGTGCGTACAGCTACAATGGAACGATTAAGATAACCAGTGACCTTGGAAAAGGTACAGTAATAGTAGTAGAGCTGCCAATTGAGGTGAAAAAAAATGACCATTAA
- a CDS encoding response regulator, which yields MTIKIMIADDHQVVRKGLVFFFQSQADIEVVEEAGDGLEILEKLGKYKADVVLLDIQMPNMDGVETAKKMRTHYPEVKIIMLTSFSDYDTVIPAVQAGANGYQLKDIEPDRLADVIRRVHKGETMIDSKAASQLMTHVTGANQKEEQKRLEELTLREKDVLKQIMKGHSNKEIARNLFITEKTVKTHLSNIFSKLEVHDRTQAALFGVKYVKEEK from the coding sequence ATGACCATTAAGATTATGATTGCTGATGACCACCAAGTCGTTAGAAAAGGATTGGTTTTTTTCTTCCAATCACAAGCTGATATTGAAGTGGTAGAAGAAGCAGGAGACGGGTTAGAGATTTTAGAAAAATTAGGTAAATATAAGGCGGACGTTGTGTTGCTCGATATTCAAATGCCTAATATGGATGGAGTGGAAACAGCAAAGAAAATGCGTACGCATTATCCGGAAGTGAAGATTATTATGCTTACAAGCTTTTCGGATTATGATACGGTCATCCCGGCGGTTCAAGCAGGCGCGAACGGTTACCAGCTGAAGGATATTGAGCCTGACCGCTTAGCAGATGTGATTCGCCGGGTACATAAAGGAGAAACTATGATTGACTCAAAAGCAGCTTCTCAGTTGATGACCCATGTCACTGGTGCCAACCAGAAGGAAGAACAAAAAAGACTGGAGGAGCTGACACTAAGAGAAAAAGACGTGCTGAAACAAATTATGAAAGGGCATAGCAATAAAGAAATTGCCCGGAATTTGTTCATTACAGAAAAAACAGTTAAAACGCATTTATCGAATATCTTCTCTAAGCTTGAAGTACATGACCGCACTCAGGCTGCATTATTTGGTGTCAAGTATGTAAAGGAAGAAAAATAA
- a CDS encoding bifunctional GNAT family N-acetyltransferase/carbon-nitrogen hydrolase family protein, whose translation MSKLDLSQFEKKLIVRNLKAEDIEQIFELQEVCFPNMEPWKREHLESHLTYFPEGQFVVEYDGKIIGSCSSLIVNFDEYDDKHTWDDITDEGYITNHDPDGYNLYGIEIMVHPEFRGMKIGRRLYEARKDLARELNLKSIIIGGRIPNYHKYEDEMTPREYVEEVRSQNIFDPVLTFQIMNGFTVMRINPNYLPDDKMSLKFATLMEWNNIDYRARTKRHFKTSYPVRIMVIQYMMKRIDSFEEFYTQCEYYVDVAADYGSDFAVFPEIFTTQLMSFLEEKVPSKAVRRLSEYTEDYIEMFTHLAVKYNVNIVGGSHFVEEDEHIYNISYLFRRDGTIEKQYKIHVTPNERTWWGIQPGDAVKVFDTDCGKIAIQICYDIQFPELARYAVDQGANIIFVPFCTDDRQGYLRVRYCAQARAVENQVYTVIAGTVGNLTHVENMDIQYAQSGIFTPSDFEFARDGIIGECNPNVETVVVGDVDLEILRRQRKSGTVRQLRDRRRDLFQLDYKVTTEVKPERT comes from the coding sequence ATGTCCAAGCTTGATTTATCCCAATTCGAAAAAAAACTGATTGTCCGCAATCTAAAAGCAGAGGATATCGAACAAATCTTTGAGCTTCAGGAAGTTTGCTTTCCTAATATGGAGCCTTGGAAAAGAGAGCACTTGGAAAGCCACCTGACTTATTTTCCTGAGGGACAGTTTGTCGTAGAATACGATGGGAAAATCATTGGAAGCTGTTCCAGTTTAATTGTTAACTTTGATGAATACGATGATAAACATACGTGGGACGATATTACAGATGAAGGATATATCACGAATCATGATCCTGATGGATACAACCTGTATGGAATAGAAATCATGGTCCATCCAGAATTCCGCGGCATGAAGATCGGTAGAAGATTATATGAAGCACGGAAAGACCTTGCCCGCGAGTTAAATTTGAAAAGCATTATCATTGGAGGACGAATTCCGAATTACCATAAGTATGAAGATGAAATGACACCCCGTGAATACGTAGAGGAAGTGCGCAGTCAGAACATATTTGATCCTGTGTTGACCTTTCAAATTATGAACGGATTTACAGTCATGAGAATTAACCCTAATTATCTTCCGGATGATAAGATGTCATTGAAATTTGCCACATTAATGGAATGGAATAATATTGATTACAGAGCCAGGACAAAACGGCATTTTAAAACGAGCTACCCTGTCCGAATTATGGTCATTCAATATATGATGAAAAGAATCGACTCGTTTGAGGAATTTTATACTCAGTGTGAATATTATGTCGACGTTGCTGCAGATTATGGGTCGGATTTTGCCGTCTTTCCTGAAATTTTTACTACTCAACTGATGTCGTTCCTGGAAGAAAAAGTTCCTTCAAAGGCAGTTCGGCGTTTATCTGAATATACAGAGGATTATATTGAAATGTTTACTCATTTAGCAGTGAAGTACAATGTGAACATCGTAGGCGGTTCTCACTTCGTAGAAGAAGATGAGCATATTTATAATATCTCATATTTGTTCCGTCGAGATGGAACGATTGAAAAACAATACAAAATCCACGTTACCCCAAATGAACGAACTTGGTGGGGCATCCAGCCAGGAGATGCAGTGAAAGTGTTCGATACGGATTGCGGAAAAATTGCCATCCAAATCTGTTACGATATTCAGTTTCCTGAGCTGGCTCGTTATGCGGTGGATCAAGGGGCAAATATCATCTTTGTTCCTTTCTGTACCGATGATCGTCAAGGGTACCTGCGTGTCCGCTACTGCGCCCAGGCCCGTGCTGTAGAAAACCAGGTTTATACGGTGATTGCCGGAACAGTGGGGAACTTAACTCACGTAGAAAATATGGACATCCAATATGCCCAGTCCGGCATATTTACTCCATCGGACTTTGAGTTTGCGCGTGATGGTATTATCGGTGAATGTAATCCGAACGTAGAGACAGTTGTCGTTGGGGATGTAGATTTGGAAATTCTGCGCCGGCAGAGAAAGTCAGGGACTGTCCGACAGCTCCGCGACCGACGAAGAGACTTATTTCAGCTTGATTACAAAGTAACGACAGAAGTAAAACCTGAACGAACCTAA
- the sigI gene encoding RNA polymerase sigma-I factor, translated as MIRRLFQKNNTSLDVQVVAAKQGDEDLRNEILKQYQPFIAKSVSEVCKRYIDPTKDDEFSIGLLAFNEAIQAYSAEKGSSFLSFARLVIKRKVIDHIRNEQKKPLVKSLDEPYEDEEQMENPSEVAAAKDRYQMETEAWLRREEILEFKSHLLRYKLTFAELTDASPKHRDARASAVQIARIVYQDEHLKTQVIDKGRLPIKDLMGKVEVSKKTLERNRKFIIAMVLILDGDYVYLQDYLKGVGV; from the coding sequence TTGATCAGACGTCTGTTCCAAAAGAACAACACCTCTCTTGATGTGCAAGTCGTTGCTGCGAAGCAAGGAGACGAAGATTTGCGAAACGAAATTCTCAAACAGTATCAACCTTTCATTGCCAAAAGTGTTTCTGAAGTGTGCAAAAGATACATTGATCCAACCAAGGATGATGAATTCAGCATCGGCCTCCTGGCTTTTAATGAAGCGATCCAGGCCTATTCTGCCGAAAAAGGAAGTTCATTTCTCTCCTTTGCCAGACTGGTGATCAAACGAAAAGTTATTGATCACATTCGTAACGAGCAAAAGAAGCCTCTAGTCAAATCACTGGATGAACCTTATGAAGATGAAGAACAAATGGAAAATCCCTCAGAGGTAGCCGCAGCGAAGGACCGCTATCAAATGGAAACGGAAGCGTGGCTCCGCAGGGAAGAGATTCTTGAGTTCAAGTCCCACCTTCTAAGGTACAAGCTTACATTTGCAGAGCTGACAGATGCCTCTCCTAAGCATAGAGATGCCAGGGCTTCTGCTGTGCAGATTGCGCGTATTGTTTATCAAGACGAGCATCTTAAAACGCAAGTGATAGACAAAGGACGCCTTCCGATTAAAGACTTAATGGGAAAGGTGGAGGTCAGTAAGAAGACGCTGGAGAGAAATCGTAAATTCATCATTGCTATGGTGCTTATCCTTGATGGGGATTACGTGTATCTGCAAGATTACCTGAAGGGGGTGGGTGTGTGA
- a CDS encoding YhdB family protein: protein MNQLDYDKALHFMIWGQWDDLLVLMVRTRDNFLSKKIEAFLHASYYPGYESSVLESHDELLQYIDHAQAATEQDVFI from the coding sequence ATGAATCAACTGGATTACGATAAGGCCCTGCATTTCATGATCTGGGGACAATGGGATGACTTACTTGTTCTCATGGTGCGCACACGCGATAACTTTTTATCGAAAAAAATCGAAGCGTTCCTGCATGCCAGCTATTACCCGGGTTATGAAAGCAGTGTTTTGGAATCTCATGATGAATTACTGCAATATATTGACCACGCTCAAGCTGCGACAGAGCAAGATGTGTTCATATAA
- a CDS encoding DUF1499 domain-containing protein, whose product MNKELHGVKDGRLAACPDSPNCVSTLAQNPEKRMDPLPFYKDTYTTKELLKSILHSMDRASIEMETSNYLHCLFTTRIFRLKDDVEFLIDEKNKLVHFRSASRKAYSDQGVNRKRMTEIAAIYVQRTLDGPGL is encoded by the coding sequence ATGAATAAAGAGTTACATGGTGTTAAGGACGGAAGGCTCGCCGCATGTCCAGATTCTCCTAACTGTGTGTCTACTCTAGCCCAGAATCCTGAAAAAAGAATGGACCCGCTGCCTTTTTATAAAGATACTTATACAACAAAAGAGTTGTTGAAATCGATCCTCCATAGTATGGATCGTGCATCGATTGAAATGGAAACCTCAAATTACCTTCACTGCTTATTTACAACGAGAATCTTTCGGCTTAAAGATGATGTCGAATTTCTAATCGATGAAAAGAATAAACTGGTTCATTTCCGCTCTGCCTCAAGGAAAGCCTATTCAGATCAAGGTGTTAACCGTAAACGCATGACAGAAATTGCTGCCATTTATGTGCAGCGGACTCTGGATGGACCTGGTTTATAA
- a CDS encoding anti-sigma factor domain-containing protein — translation MRKGIVMEQSKYFTIVMTNDGAFYKAKPIRAEVGMEVHFLPLVEPQQQRKWTFLLGDRHMKVIAIALVLLIAFLPVYLWYGSNKAYAYVNIDINPSVELKVNDHMKVIDIQTLNSDAEDLVSHLKNWKKRSASEVALEMIQLSKKYGYMNSKQEVLIGISYLQSEHKQDFKSEIETYLSTQSNAMTIAAYDVPDKVRKQAQKERASVNEVMARTIEEGTKAVANKSVSQTVEIEDDDKAIIQSFYHKDHDSKKNEAEDQTNPPATPVEKPEIVSGKENEEKPQIENQSFNPDKQKEEKLKAPKSDQGPKAEKDSSLQKKHKQSPNTHKNERNHGHSKSKSHAPLRDEKAPMKRQNHKTNRQGPHHFNNHHK, via the coding sequence GTGAGAAAAGGTATTGTTATGGAACAGAGCAAGTATTTTACTATCGTTATGACCAATGATGGGGCTTTTTATAAAGCAAAGCCTATTCGTGCAGAGGTGGGGATGGAAGTCCATTTTCTACCATTAGTAGAGCCTCAACAGCAGAGAAAATGGACGTTTCTCCTCGGTGATCGGCATATGAAAGTGATAGCGATTGCGCTCGTTTTATTAATAGCCTTCCTGCCTGTCTATCTATGGTATGGAAGCAATAAAGCTTATGCTTATGTAAATATTGATATTAATCCAAGTGTAGAGCTTAAAGTCAACGACCATATGAAAGTGATTGACATCCAAACGTTGAATAGCGACGCGGAAGACCTTGTCTCGCATTTGAAGAATTGGAAAAAAAGGAGCGCTTCTGAAGTAGCGCTTGAAATGATTCAGTTGAGTAAAAAGTATGGATATATGAACAGTAAACAAGAGGTTCTGATCGGGATCAGCTACCTTCAAAGCGAACATAAGCAGGATTTTAAAAGCGAAATCGAGACTTATTTAAGTACTCAATCCAATGCGATGACGATTGCTGCGTATGATGTTCCGGATAAAGTAAGAAAACAAGCCCAAAAAGAACGGGCTTCTGTGAATGAAGTCATGGCCAGAACAATCGAAGAAGGTACTAAGGCTGTGGCAAATAAAAGCGTGTCGCAAACTGTTGAAATTGAAGACGATGATAAAGCCATTATTCAATCTTTTTATCACAAGGACCATGATTCAAAAAAGAACGAAGCTGAGGATCAGACGAATCCGCCAGCGACACCTGTGGAGAAGCCTGAAATCGTTTCTGGGAAAGAAAATGAAGAGAAGCCTCAGATAGAAAACCAATCTTTTAACCCTGACAAACAGAAGGAAGAGAAATTAAAAGCACCTAAATCTGACCAGGGGCCAAAAGCAGAGAAAGATTCATCCCTGCAAAAAAAACATAAACAAAGTCCCAATACACATAAAAATGAACGAAACCATGGACATTCGAAGTCCAAAAGCCACGCTCCTCTCAGGGATGAGAAAGCACCGATGAAGAGACAGAATCATAAGACGAATCGACAAGGTCCACACCACTTTAATAACCATCATAAATAG
- a CDS encoding YhcN/YlaJ family sporulation lipoprotein: MKLKAFAVGLVAVSSLVACQAEQGQGTRDNDNNNGVQNTRFERTADDMYGQRNNANRYDNDMNMVHNTNYQVAKEAANNIEQNVKGVDRAYVLKTRDNAYVAAVMDNPNGEASELTDKVESQITKAVKKADNDIDNVYVSTNPDFVDLVNNYVGDVKNGKPVQGFFQEFGQMVERIFPNAK; encoded by the coding sequence ATGAAATTAAAAGCTTTTGCCGTCGGTCTAGTTGCGGTTTCCTCGCTTGTAGCTTGTCAAGCCGAGCAAGGACAAGGTACACGGGATAATGATAATAATAACGGAGTTCAAAACACACGTTTTGAACGAACGGCCGACGATATGTATGGGCAAAGAAATAATGCGAATCGTTATGACAATGACATGAACATGGTGCATAATACCAATTACCAAGTTGCAAAAGAAGCTGCCAATAACATCGAGCAAAATGTTAAAGGTGTCGACAGAGCGTATGTGTTAAAAACCCGGGACAATGCTTATGTGGCAGCAGTAATGGATAACCCAAATGGAGAAGCATCTGAATTAACCGATAAAGTGGAAAGTCAAATTACTAAAGCAGTGAAAAAAGCCGATAACGACATCGATAACGTATATGTGTCAACGAATCCTGATTTCGTGGACTTAGTCAATAATTACGTAGGCGATGTTAAAAACGGAAAACCTGTTCAAGGTTTTTTCCAGGAATTTGGCCAAATGGTTGAACGTATCTTCCCTAATGCAAAATAA
- a CDS encoding TetR/AcrR family transcriptional regulator, producing MNGFERRTERKKNNILQAAYELFSVHGVQKVSIQEIAKKAQVSQVTIYNYFGGKDELLFATVKQFAYQQIDQFRAVLEDESRDFRDKIGCLISNKKEILHMDSDFLNTMMSDQPEIQSFVNELAETTTIPLLIELIEQGKKEGAVHPDLSVKSILFYVDMYFQTMRSRSDLFQKNKQDGQLAEELTHMFFYGLLGNQNDRLIKD from the coding sequence GTGAATGGATTCGAGAGACGGACTGAAAGAAAGAAGAACAATATTTTACAAGCTGCATATGAGCTGTTTTCGGTACACGGAGTTCAGAAGGTCAGCATTCAGGAAATTGCAAAAAAGGCCCAAGTCTCCCAAGTCACCATTTACAATTATTTTGGCGGGAAAGACGAACTGCTTTTCGCCACAGTCAAACAGTTTGCTTATCAGCAAATTGATCAGTTTCGTGCTGTCTTGGAAGATGAAAGTCGGGATTTCAGAGATAAAATAGGCTGCCTTATTTCTAATAAAAAAGAGATCTTGCACATGGACTCAGATTTTTTAAATACCATGATGTCCGACCAGCCGGAAATACAAAGCTTTGTAAATGAATTAGCTGAAACAACCACCATCCCATTATTAATTGAATTAATTGAGCAAGGAAAAAAAGAAGGGGCCGTTCATCCAGATTTGTCTGTGAAATCTATTTTATTTTACGTGGACATGTATTTCCAAACTATGCGCAGCCGTTCAGACTTGTTTCAAAAGAATAAACAGGACGGACAGCTTGCTGAAGAATTAACCCACATGTTTTTTTACGGGTTATTAGGAAATCAAAACGATCGATTAATAAAAGACTAA
- a CDS encoding YhgE/Pip domain-containing protein, whose product MNGIKLWFEEFKHMFTNRKRLIPFLAVLLIPLIYSGVFLWAFWNPYGNLDELPVAVVNSDKGADYNEEHLEVGKEFVDQLEEDGEFDYHFVSKEKGYEGIEKNDYYMLVEIPENFSSRAATILDEKPKKLQLKYVVNEGENYISSRISDSALDQMKAKLSDEMTETYADAMFAQFNDLKSGLADASSKAEDLNQGAEEVDNGAATLRDKLKTFSSKQLQLANGTETIKKGTADIADSSQQLSQGLTAMNDKYGEIVNGAEALHNKTEEVQTHIKASKQGADQLSQGLSELSKQSQGLPDAAKGLNDSLASLSQQAGQISSASSALSNETHKVKQQLAPIISQLPEEEQQKVLEELTKLEQGTGQLSQNTGKLAEGSHAIFEKSQQLPEKMKVLVSSEQKLKQGALNLSSGQTQLYDGFTQFSDKQGELVTGMDTFGGKLQQAAQGAEKLAGGASQLNDGANELFASTNKLADGSQQLQKGASDLSEGTNRLSSGANDFKTNLSEASSEANDVKTSDKTEDMMAKPVEVNKNSLSEVPNYGTGFTPYFLSLGLFVGALLITIVFPVREPVAAPKNAFSWFISKFGMLMLAGIVQALIVASVILFGLDLEVGNVLDFYLLSMITSLTFMALIQMLVTPLGDPGRFIGIMILILQLTTSAGTFPLELIPQPLQLFHSFLPMTYSIDAFRSVISEGNVDVMWQDAGTLGLFFAGFVAVTILYLVWNFRKKYYYLKEQTI is encoded by the coding sequence ATGAATGGAATTAAATTATGGTTTGAAGAATTCAAACATATGTTTACAAATAGAAAACGCCTTATTCCTTTTTTAGCTGTGCTGCTCATTCCTTTAATTTACAGCGGTGTGTTTTTATGGGCGTTTTGGAATCCATACGGGAATTTGGATGAACTTCCAGTTGCTGTTGTAAATTCAGATAAAGGAGCCGATTATAACGAAGAACATCTGGAAGTAGGAAAAGAATTTGTTGACCAGTTAGAAGAAGATGGTGAATTTGATTATCATTTTGTATCTAAGGAAAAAGGGTATGAGGGAATAGAAAAGAATGATTATTATATGCTCGTGGAAATTCCGGAGAATTTTTCCTCGAGAGCAGCAACCATCTTAGATGAAAAGCCTAAGAAATTACAATTGAAATATGTTGTAAATGAGGGCGAAAATTATATATCCTCAAGAATCAGTGACTCTGCATTGGATCAAATGAAAGCGAAGTTATCTGATGAAATGACGGAGACTTACGCAGATGCGATGTTTGCTCAATTTAATGATTTGAAATCAGGCCTTGCTGATGCAAGTTCGAAAGCAGAAGATTTAAATCAGGGAGCCGAAGAAGTGGATAACGGCGCTGCGACGCTGAGGGATAAATTGAAAACCTTCTCCAGCAAACAGTTGCAGCTCGCCAATGGAACGGAAACCATAAAAAAAGGAACAGCTGATATAGCGGATAGCTCCCAGCAATTAAGCCAGGGATTAACAGCTATGAATGATAAGTATGGCGAAATAGTAAATGGTGCGGAAGCCCTTCATAATAAAACGGAGGAAGTACAAACACACATAAAAGCATCAAAACAAGGTGCAGATCAATTAAGTCAAGGGTTGTCAGAATTGTCGAAGCAATCTCAAGGTCTCCCTGACGCTGCAAAAGGATTGAATGATTCACTAGCTAGTTTAAGTCAGCAGGCTGGACAGATCAGTAGTGCTTCCTCCGCTCTGTCTAATGAAACTCATAAGGTGAAGCAGCAGCTTGCTCCGATCATCAGTCAACTGCCAGAAGAGGAGCAGCAGAAGGTTCTTGAAGAACTTACTAAATTAGAGCAGGGAACCGGTCAATTGTCCCAAAATACGGGAAAGCTCGCAGAAGGCTCCCATGCTATTTTTGAAAAATCACAGCAGCTGCCAGAGAAGATGAAGGTGTTGGTATCCTCCGAGCAAAAGCTTAAGCAGGGGGCTTTAAATTTATCATCGGGGCAAACGCAATTGTATGACGGTTTTACACAGTTTTCCGATAAACAAGGTGAGCTTGTCACAGGGATGGACACCTTTGGAGGAAAATTACAGCAAGCAGCCCAAGGAGCAGAAAAATTAGCTGGGGGAGCGAGCCAGCTAAATGACGGGGCAAATGAATTATTTGCAAGCACGAATAAGCTTGCCGATGGTTCACAGCAATTACAAAAAGGAGCTAGTGATTTATCGGAAGGCACAAACCGGCTTTCTTCCGGAGCAAACGATTTTAAAACAAACTTGTCAGAGGCCAGCTCTGAAGCAAATGATGTGAAGACTTCTGACAAAACAGAAGATATGATGGCTAAACCAGTAGAAGTAAATAAGAACAGTTTAAGTGAAGTGCCTAATTACGGAACAGGATTTACTCCATATTTTCTATCGCTCGGATTGTTTGTAGGGGCGCTCCTAATTACAATCGTATTTCCAGTCAGAGAACCTGTGGCAGCACCTAAAAACGCGTTCAGCTGGTTTATTTCGAAATTCGGTATGCTCATGCTTGCAGGCATTGTACAGGCTCTTATTGTAGCGAGTGTTATTCTATTCGGACTTGATTTGGAAGTGGGTAATGTTCTGGATTTTTATCTGCTAAGTATGATTACGAGCCTTACGTTTATGGCATTGATTCAAATGCTTGTCACTCCGCTTGGTGATCCGGGGCGTTTTATCGGAATTATGATCTTAATCTTACAGTTAACGACGAGTGCGGGTACATTCCCACTTGAATTGATACCTCAGCCACTTCAGCTGTTTCATTCGTTTTTGCCGATGACTTATTCAATCGATGCTTTCAGATCAGTAATCTCTGAAGGGAACGTTGATGTCATGTGGCAGGATGCAGGTACTTTAGGACTGTTCTTTGCAGGATTTGTTGCTGTTACAATTCTTTACCTTGTATGGAACTTTCGAAAGAAATACTATTATCTAAAAGAACAAACTATTTAA